The genomic window gataaaaaaaaattcaaagattaacTTTGTATATTAATCTTGTTGTTATGAGAGTTGACCACATGAGTAGGGGCATATGATGAATTGTCGGCCACATAAGTAGGGGCAATGATGTGTATAGCCGACCATAAGAgtgaggaaaaataaataatagttggCCACATGAGTGGGGGAAACATATATTAACTAGCCACAAGAGTGGTGGCAGACATGAAATAGATAGCCACAAGAGTGGGGGGAAGGGTATAGTAGCCGACCACAAGAGTAGGGGAAAGGATTTGGTAATTGAGCCCAGGATTTGAGGGGTAAATAACTAGATGTATAGCTGGTCACAGGTGTGGGGGAAAATGCAATATCAATTTTCACATTAGTGAGAGTTGAAGATGTTAGAAAAGAATTGCCAATTCAGGTGTAAGAATTTAAGATCTTCATGATTATATTGTACCAATGAATGcttattattttgttggaacTTAGCAATTGATTTAATGGTCAATTATATCTATGTctttgattttaattgattatctttgtatatgttgtttttttttcaggacCCTCTCATATCTACCATGACTAGAGAATTATCTGCTTTAGTATTTTAGGTTTAGATTCTCATGTGTTTTTCTCAAGGATTTATAATAAGGCGTTAGAATCATTGaactatgtttttatttcaaaattagattATAAACTTATGTTTTAGTTGATCATGAAGTTAAGAATAATAAGTTTAAATTTGctcattattatcatttcaaTTTCCAAAGTTATTATCATTATTCAATTCTAGTGTTATTATAATATGTACGTCTTAATTATTCCatattttatgaaatgttacaatttgattgattgatatatataaatggtTGCCTTTTTGGTACTTGACACATGACTATTGTTGTATGTTAGCCATATAAAAGTAAGGGTTGTTACAATTATGGTTAAGAGAAGATGGAAATCACCCTTACAACATCCTTTCAAACAAAATGTTACCTTAGCTATTTATTTTCTCCTAAGTTTAATTTACATATGCCATCTATTGTCCAAATTATTTCTAAGTTTATTCTCAAGTCATTTATTGTTGATCAATATTCACCGAATTAGCGTTAGGCCTTGAATAAGTCTCAAAACTCAactatcttttttcttatttttttttttagttaacctATTTGTTAAAATCCAAGTTTAAGCAAAGCATGTCGTTAACTTGATAAAATCTCATCGATgcattttttaacatgttttaaagTCAAAAAATCACACTAGGCCTACATCGGTCTCTAAAAACTAGAAGACACATTGACCtatctatttaaaaacaaagttttgatCAAAACATAATGCAACTTGATGAAAACTCGTcgatgcaatttttatttttgtttgaaaaacaagtatttacacacacatacatatttAGAAAGGcaacaacattattttacaaaatgacAATAACATTATTGCAAagctagtaaaaataaaaataagataaaataaaaaacaatattcgcACACATGCATAATTTAAAAGATGGCAAcacaagtttataaaattaatataaagcaTAGGAGAAAAGTTGTAGATTTccataaatgaatttatttcaCACACATTCTTATGTAAAAATGTGAAAATATAGTTTTACAAAATAAAGCTAACACTATTGTGAatatggtaaaaataaaataaaataaaaatacatgattgAGTAGTGTTCATGTATGATGAATAGTAacatgttcatttttttaatgtgaaaataAACTTGCATGCAAAACTttcaggaagaagaagaagaaaggatagGGGGCTCATAGGGGGCTCAGCTACCTCAGCTTcttctaagataaaaaaataaaaaaaaaaaagttattgtggTTGCTATTTGTGGCGGAGACAACAATGGTGCTAGTGTATAGTGGTTTTTATCTCTTTCTTAATCACTTTTTATCTACTTAtaggttttctttatttatcttcCTATTagcttctttttctctctctttttccccttttcttttgttcttcttcttgtcCCCCTCTACAACTTCTTGGTTCAAACTAAATCCATTTCTAGcctaaaaactctatttttcttgtctctctctcctaggtttttcttgtttttctttcttattcctCCTCCTTTATACTCTAGAGCTCAAAGTACCCTCACTTCTCCTAGGTTGGCTTCGTTACACTAGTTTTGCAACTATTTTAGAGGGTAagaacacatgttttttttctttcaataatggAGTTCACAATTAGATGAGAGGAATGGTATGTTCTGTCATTTTTTTGAAGGGGCAGGGGAGAAAAAATTGAGGCCAAAGTCTAGCCAAaagacatgaaataaaatatattttattttatttttaatagattttttagcatggttttatcatattaattaattcgttatttttttttttcattcacatacaaaatattgaggcattatattaatgttttttattaaaactttctttttagattattataagtttttatttaaaaagtgatgcttatgataaaaagaaaataagttttcgttaaaataattaagaaatagagTAATAAGAATGAGGATTTTAGATTGAAGAGATGATGTTACCCTACTTAATtcaaattattgtaatttttacaaatttttatttttattttgttgctttttattcaaaaactgtgatgctaattaaaaaaatatttttattcattgattgttttttatgtgaatgtatattttttattatataattaaataaaaataaactctaaaaagTTATTGCAACATCGCGACCGTGCAGCTACACCAGTTAAAGCTAAACAGAACAAATACACGtggtcctgtttgtttttgcatttcaaaagtgcttttgaaaaaatttaaaatttttttttgttttaaattaatatattttttgtgtttttaaatcatataaaaaatattattttaatatatttataaataaaaaatattttaaaagataattataaccGTATTCCCAAACGGACTGATAGAATTATCACAGCCCCGTACTACGTGACCTGTATCTGTTTCCTCAAGGGTTCTTCCctttcatgtattaattatcCTTTGCGATTGTACATATATGTTAGGTCTCAGCCTCTCAGGTCAGTTTCTCTTGCCAAGTTCTGATCACTGAGCAGCAGCTAGATGATGAGAGAGTACGTAGTGGTCCATGGCCAAATCAGCCAGGTAAGGTTAGAGCAAAAGCCAAGAGCTAGTAGCTACAGGTTTCCCCAGAAGAAACAGACTCCCCTTGTTCAAACACACATGAAGTAGCATCGGACAGCAACACAGACACCTGCATGCGTGCGTTGGAATTCACGGCCTTCCAGTGAGCCATAACATGATGGCAATGGGGGACCTAATTAAAACACTTGTTGCGTTGGGACCATTTAAATATCAAGGGCCGTGCTGAGATTTTCTCCATCTATACGATACAGTTTTGGACTGGTGGCCTCCATATGCCTAAATAATTCACTTCACTgcgtttttatttgttttcttgcagCGTTGGCATGGAAGCACTTCCCCTGGGCTGCAAAGTTTTTGATCCATCCATTGGTTTAATTTAATCAGCAAATGGGAGGAGCACTTGATATTTGAACCACAGCTCAAACATACAATAGTCTCAAGCTATGGTGGCTGTACCATACATAGCAGACGACAACCACTCACTATTATTGgctaattcttttcttttttcttgcttaaTTTTGCGTTGAATTTTCAGGTGAGATTTTCTATCCTTGAATAAGAGttgaaagaaaggaagaacaTCTGGTATgccttttttgtaattaatttaagcGGTGAGCTCAAGGTTCAAAAAGATAGATTTTAGGTTTGAAATTTACACAAATTTATATtgtattgttattaattttcattaaataaaataaaaataataagattcgaactcgtaaccGTTTAGCCAGCAAAACTATGATACCATATGAAATAACTAAATAACCTTATTAGTTTAAAATGTTATGTAGTATATATATCTCAATCTACgtaaacttaatttattatttttgcacTGAATCATATTTCAAGGTACGTATATTCAGGGcttaatattattatgaaattttatatcCTTAAATAAGAGTGGAAAGAAAGACCATATGGTCGTATTTTTGACATTCACGGCTTTTTCGTAattgaatgttttaaaataagattGATTAAACAAATTGCTTTTCCGATGCTGTCTTGCACGAACTTTGTCTTGCCCAATCCAACCTGTCAACACCAAGCATGAAATCATAGTTGATGACTAAATACAAAGAGGGTTTGAAATTCAGATCAATGTTTTTGCCTTTTTTCGTTAAAAATGAGAAGTGTCTATTCACTTTGCAACCTTTTTCTTCATGAATCGCCACCTTTTTGACCACCAAGCGCTCAGTTATGCATCTTTTCTTTGCCATGTTATAGCTCGTATGTTCGTTTCTCTATACGCATATGCCTTGCCTCTTCCAGTGTCTAATCAAACTCGTTTCCTTCTCCAAACATCTTGGCCTTTTTATCTTGCAATGAATTGAATGCATATTTTCGGTGATAAGATTAATTTGTAGGGCACTTAATTTGACAGCAAACAGTTAGATCTCAGATGTTTCCTGCCCAATTTGCTCGAAGAATTAAGGAAAGATAAACACCATGAGTATATATGTTTCCTGCTCATTTTTTTCCAATCTATGGAATCACCTGGGAgctacatatacatatacacaaCGGCAGTTCCGTGGTCATCTTTTTCTTCGTCGACAAGAAACTGAACAAAGTGAAAATTTGATTGAAGCCAGCAAGAATCAGCAAAAGTGATTACAAGTCGGAATGCTTTATCATTTTCTACGATATTGTCTTTTGGTTTGGATTAACATGGCTTATAATCTCCATCTCTTCAGGCGTCAATTTCTGGTGTGGCCGTATATCACTTAATCCTCCCTTTCCAGGTCAAAGATTGCTATCAGGCTCGGCCTCACACACGCCCACGAAGGAGTTCTTCCTCTACAATGCCACTATAATTTTCTAGCGTCCGCACAAGGACATGGAGTCGCTTTTAGGTGCAATTTATCTTTTGGTTCACATCAAAGAGGGATTAGAAaagtcaaagatatttttaaccATGGCGactttaaaaaaggaaaaaaaaaaagaggagacaAAGTGCTAACTAATTATGACaaataaaatcctaaaataaaCACAAGCTAGTCTTTTTCCTCCCTCGGAATCTCTCCCTCCACCTGTTTCTAATGGTGATGCGGGAATGTCTGTTCCCTTCGAGGAAAGCTCAGATACGAAAGGTTGGAATTGTGATGGTGTGGCGCAGATTGAGGAACATGTCGAGGAGATTTTGTGGTCAAAGTGAGACCCTTTTGCATTAACATCGAGCTGGGCTCGTACTTAACAGCATCTAAAAAGTAGATTCAATAATATAAGAAGGGCCAGCCACTTCCTACTATATTGCCAACATCATTTCACAGCACAGAATTTAATCATGAGACTACTACTTCTCTATCCCTTTTCTCTCCATTTTGCAAAATGTTCATTCCAATATCGAGCCCAAAAGGTCAATTTGACAAAGGTTCTTACACTTGGGTTACAGACAAATTACTGGCCCCCACCCTTGTCTTTCATTAATCCCCGGTTTCCTCCACTAACctcctaaaaagaaaaaaacatcatgaaaatTCCTGCCTTCACCCCTCCTTTTCCCTCCTTAAACAGTAACTCTTCCTTTTCCTTAGTTCATGCAAAAACTCCACATGGGAACCGCTAACACAAGGCTTTAGGTATCATTCCATGCAGCAAAAACTGGCAAGTGAGCCATGGAGATTCCTGCTGGCCTCAATTGGGCTGCTGCTTGGATCCAAGGAGTAACGCTGGTTGTAGGGCCTATGAACTTTGATGCCCGTGGAGGTTTAGCAAAGAGCACAGGGGTTCCGGTCTTGTCAGGGCTAGCTTCTCTAGAGCTGCTCAAACTGGTCACCAAAGATGAGGGGTTCGAGAGATGAGTTCCTCCTAGCTTGGCTGATTCATCTACCACTGGCTGGCTAGAGTTCACTGAATGATCTATACCCATAAGATCTTGCACTGCCACTGAGAAAGAGGTGCTTCGATAATTCCCAGCACTCATTGACTTCTGATTAAGAGATTCTCCACTGGCATTTGGCTGTTCCTGCGGAGACTGGTATAAAACACAATTGTTCTGTGTTGATGTGTTATAGTCAATGGCCTCAATGCTAGATTCTTTGTCTCGGTTTCGCCTGGCTAGTTCTCCAGCTAGAAGCGTGTTGCTGGCCATGATCCTATCAACATCATATCTTGTTATGTTAAAGTTTGTCACAGCATTAACCCCCCGAAATTTGATCGCAGCAATATCATAAGCTTCAGCAGCTTCCTCTTGGGTGCCTGAAATATGTTTTCATTAAACACTTGAGCAAATTACAATATCCACAGCttagtataaattataaaacactaCAGccacttcaaaaaaatttgcCTTTAATCAAGCATTGTAGTCTGGAAATACTTTTATTCCTCTTTAGCATCTTAACTGGCAAAACAGCCTTATAAAAGTTCTAGTAGTACTGAAATCAGTAATGTATCGCATAGTCTCAAAGTAAGCATACACCATCAGCCTTATAAAAGCATCTCTAGTCTTTAGTGGACATTGGGGCAAACATGTCATAAAATGAGCCCTTAAAAGCTCTTTATGCCCAGAAAGAGTCCAACAaaattttgaacttgaaatgaGTGGATGAAGAGTAAATGGCAAACAAAGCGAGAAAGCATTTAAACTTAAGCAAGAACTTACTGAACGTCCCGAGATAAAGGTCCTTGTTCCCTGCAACCCGGCCTATCCTTGCTTGCCATCTTCCATGCTGGTGATGCCTACACAAGATGGAAAATTTGGGAACAGGACAAGAACTAGAATATCAATTGGATTGAACTTTTTGCAATAAAATTGGCTGGTAGTTACAAgttaagaagaataaaaaccTTGTTACTCCTCTGTAGATTGAGGCCCCCCTAGAAAACCCACTACTTTTTCTGTAAAGCAAAGGAGAAGAAATGTTAGCACCCTCGTAAACTAGGAACTCAGGAACCATTTCAAGGGCAAGCCATTGCCTTACCTCCGTAAATGTGCAACATATTCCTGGCGGcccatgtttttcatttcttcaagTTCTTCCTGGTAATTTTCTAACTGGAAAAGAGAAGGTAAAAGCATGATCTTGGTGGctataaaacaatcaaattgaCAAAGTCTCAAACAAACAGGATTAACTATTACCGGAAAATTTATATGAGTTGAAGGTCCCCAGTACTTAAGGGCAGCAAGATCATAAGACCTTGCAGCTTTCTCTTCCATATCATAACCCCCTATATGCGATCGATGAAATggaaataatgttaaaaatgaacAGCAAGGCTTTCTAGCATAATCATCATTAGTGTTTAAGCGAAGGCTTACCCAGATAAACTGAATTGCATCATTCCAAGAAGTATGTGGAGccaaataagaattaaattgcaCAAGTCAGGTCATGAAGACAAAGGGACCAAGaatcacagtaaaaaaaaaagcaacacctccaaacaaaaattgaaaatagtAGAAGCTTTGCTTAACCAACCTTGCCTTCCTTTCCTGGTCTGGCCTTCCTTCTTACAACTATTGTCCCAGAGATGGGCTTCATATCTACCAGTCCATCTGTGTCTGGCGGGGGTTATTTCAAAATGGTTACAGGGACACAAAGGAGAAAAAAGTTCAAGGAAAGCACAAACCAAAATAGAATAGAATATATAGTACAAGAAATAATTCAAAGTAGCAGTGATAACTGAACAAGAAATGTACGGGTGAATGGAAACATCCAAACGAAAATAGGCAAGAGCAAAACTATTCCAacaattcattataaaaaaaaacaaaaacaaaaaagtagtGTTAAAGTAACAGTTCCGGCAAACCTTGTAACACCTCTATACTGTGATGTTCTTTGGCCAAATGTGTCAATAGACTTCCTATGAACAGGCTGTTTTTGACCCACTTTTACAGGGCCTCTCTTCTTTGTTTCTATGGCCACACATTCAGTGCCAGCAGGTGAGATCTGCCTTGGAGCTGTAATGCAGCTTGACTGCGAACCAGGGCTCATAGACAAGCTGAGAGACTGTAAATCCCCACAACCTACAGCACTAGCAGAACAAGAAGCCCCACCATCATTAACCATGCCACTATTAATCTGCTGCTCCAGTACATTTTGCGAGGAATAGTGTCTAGCAGCCCAGTTTTTCAAGCAAGGCAGCTCATCGTCTCCCATTAGAGGAATAGGTGAATTACAATCTGCAAGCTGAGTACCCTTGGTTTCTCCCTCCAGTGGAGCCTGATACAATCCTTGGCATGCTATTCCAGAATAATATGGGTGGGTTTGAACTGAAAACTGTTGGTCTTGCTGCCTATATGGTTCATAAAGGTTGAGAGAATGTTGTCTATTAGTTTCTGGCTCTGAGCTTTGCTGGTAATATATGCTGTCTAGACTTAAGGCCATGGCTTCCCTTTCATGGCTACTGTACTGATGACTTTCCATGGTTGCACCACCTAGGAAGTCCTCCAGTTTTGGTGATGGACTCGACACCATTCCTTGAAACACAAAAGAATATGCTTTAAAGCAGGTTTTCAaactaaagggaaaaaaaagacaaaacataaGGAACTAAGCAGGAAGTAAACCTTCAGGCTGTGATCTAGTGAGAGCTTCCATGATACAAAGAGAGCCGTCAGACTTGAGGGGCATAACAGACAAAGGAGAGTGAAAGCCACCATTTTCTCCAACTCCATAACAGATTCCAGAACTGTTGAAGAGAGAAGTAGAAAGATAGAAACTTGTTGGAACGGCAGCAGAAACAGAATCAGCAGTAGGAGCATGAGTTTGGGTTTGATGATGGTACTGATGATGATGTTGGGGGTCAGAAGCAGCCTCCATTTTCATATGGGGCGAGAGAGAGAAGCCTAACCAGTTATTATTACTTCCATTGTTATTATTACTCATAGatttcatcttcaatttctctctctctacccctctctctctctctctctctctctctctctctcttccttttcttactTCCAGAGGTTCCCTAGAAGTGTCTCTCACTTGTTGCAAGGCAACTCAATCATTGGCAAAGAAATAAACTAATCATACCAAAATCTCTTGCCTCCTTCCATGTGAAAGCTTGGTTTTTTGTTCTCTAGCAGCCAGAACTCATTGCaagagaactttttttttcctgacccAAAGCTATTCACTCTATCCACTCACACACActagctaaaaaaaaacccttctcttGCTCTctaagagagaacaaaattggTCTCTTTAAACTAAACAAAAGGAATGAATTCTAGCAAGCAATGCCGGGGAGCACCCTAGCATTCCATAGGGATCTGTGTACATGAGAAAGACCCCGTCTTTTGCTTCCATATCTCTCATCTCCCTCCCTTCTCTTGTTTTActaactttatgtttttttctttaaaagagcACTATCCCcttgagaaaagagaaaaacccAGATTCACTGCTACCAAACCCCTTTTCAGCGACTAACAAAATAATTACTAGTATATACGTACGTTTCCTCAGTAGCCAGAAAAAAATACCCAGAAGATATTATCATCAAACTTTATGATCCCTCTCTTCAATGACGGTTGAATCTAAGAGGGCGAGGCTGGTCAATAACCAAAAGGGTTAgctctcttatttttatttttaccgtCCAAAGGGTGTTAGATAGATTTGACGCGGGCGGAACATCTGCCCATGCAGTCACTTCACACAGTACACTGTCACTGTGCCCCTCTGCAATCCAATTTAtatctatttgtttttcctttcaatttaaaTACTGCTCCAATCCGGTTTAcagctttcaattcaaaaatgCAACGGGACAGAGGCTCAGGACCCATTGTGTCACCTTCTAGCTGTGACCATGCATTGCTCACAGCCTCATCACCCACCGTTTATTTGGATAAAAACAAGGCTTCTTTTGTGGGTCATTGACGTGACCATTTCTGACTTTCTTGCTTTATTTATCTGGCAGCGTCAAACTGGTCGTTCCCCGCCACTGTGAATTGCTAGGGTaagtttattaattaacaaaatctataactgtttgcaaaaaaaaaaaaaaaaaacactcttccTGTATACAcatacattattattttatttttttaattttgatttctttacatcattttttttttcaattcattaatcCATATTGTATAGATCCGGAAAAAaggttaatgatttttttttttaatgattatcaAAGTATCAAAAATAACATCTTGATATCAGGTATttgaattcatgaaaaaaattatattttattgtttataaaaaattaaaaatgacagaaacaaaatcaaaacaaagaaaaaataagtcattttattatattaaaaaaattgttatgtcatctgtgggtttttttttttgtctttgatgattttttttcttttaaattttttttttaatattgtattagttgtaattgagatttataatttatttcaatttgtttttatgtagtTATATTTATCTCAAAAAAACGTTTGAATTTTGGGTTGATGctcgatataaaaaaaaatataatttattatttgaaaaaaattaaaaataaagaaaccaaaataaaaactaagaaaaaaataggagtccttttaaaagaaaaaatagtttcatttcctttttgcTTAGTTTTTCCATGGAATTTTGTCAAATTtccttttttgtcattttattttggcAATTAAACAGTTTagtccaaaaaattattttgctcgcaatttagttcttaattttgagagaagaaaaggagtcattttaaaaagatgaagcaGAGAGAAAATTAGCAAACAACCACTTTCAGTGATGAAACTAGTTGTTCTTGatgttaatgggttttttttcaaaggaaGTTCCATTtaggtatttgtttttctttatcttaatgaaaaaaaatagaattcggGAAGTTTTTTCATtccaattaatttttcatttttaaaccaattaaatgctaatttaaatggtttttattGAGGTGTTTAggttatttttagtaaaaaaaaatgagtgaaaATAGATCTTTTTACACCTAAAAGTAAGAAACTTGACTTTTCAACCACTTAAAGTAGACAGATTTTGACCGGCGAATGATGTGTCACTTATAGTGGCAAACGACATGttgtctaataatttttttaatatttaatattttttataatctaattatataatattagtgTCATTTCCTTTTCGCTTAGTTTTTCA from Populus trichocarpa isolate Nisqually-1 chromosome 5, P.trichocarpa_v4.1, whole genome shotgun sequence includes these protein-coding regions:
- the LOC7476433 gene encoding AP2-like ethylene-responsive transcription factor CRL5, translated to MKSMSNNNNGSNNNWLGFSLSPHMKMEAASDPQHHHQYHHQTQTHAPTADSVSAAVPTSFYLSTSLFNSSGICYGVGENGGFHSPLSVMPLKSDGSLCIMEALTRSQPEGMVSSPSPKLEDFLGGATMESHQYSSHEREAMALSLDSIYYQQSSEPETNRQHSLNLYEPYRQQDQQFSVQTHPYYSGIACQGLYQAPLEGETKGTQLADCNSPIPLMGDDELPCLKNWAARHYSSQNVLEQQINSGMVNDGGASCSASAVGCGDLQSLSLSMSPGSQSSCITAPRQISPAGTECVAIETKKRGPVKVGQKQPVHRKSIDTFGQRTSQYRGVTRHRWTGRYEAHLWDNSCKKEGQTRKGRQVYLGGYDMEEKAARSYDLAALKYWGPSTHINFPLENYQEELEEMKNMGRQEYVAHLRRKSSGFSRGASIYRGVTRHHQHGRWQARIGRVAGNKDLYLGTFSTQEEAAEAYDIAAIKFRGVNAVTNFNITRYDVDRIMASNTLLAGELARRNRDKESSIEAIDYNTSTQNNCVLYQSPQEQPNASGESLNQKSMSAGNYRSTSFSVAVQDLMGIDHSVNSSQPVVDESAKLGGTHLSNPSSLVTSLSSSREASPDKTGTPVLFAKPPRASKFIGPTTSVTPWIQAAAQLRPAGISMAHLPVFAAWNDT